A genomic stretch from Myripristis murdjan chromosome 12, fMyrMur1.1, whole genome shotgun sequence includes:
- the ccl19b gene encoding C-C motif chemokine 19b: MSLRMTALLLASVLWYLAAANTHETADCCLTTSTKKVPHRVVRTYIIQTSDGGCRIPATVLITWRRIRLCVPPAAGNNWVAKLLRKVARRRPRKGKSRPSKKRA; the protein is encoded by the exons ATGTCTTTGCGGATGACTGCACTTCTATTGGCTTCAGTCCTATGGTACCTCGCTGCAG caaacacacatgagACTGCTGACTGTTGCTTGACAACGAGCACGAAGAAGGTTCCCCACAGAGTGGTGAGAACCTACATCATCCAGACATCAGATGGAGGCTGCAGGATACCTGCCACTGT GCTGATCACATGGAGGAGGATCAGACTGTGTGTTCCACCTGCCGCTGGAAACAACTGGGTGGCCAAACTCCTCAGGAAAGTGGCAAGAAGGAGACCAAGAAAAG GAAAAAGCAGACCCTCAAAGAAACGTGCCTGA